Proteins from one Xiphophorus hellerii strain 12219 chromosome 8, Xiphophorus_hellerii-4.1, whole genome shotgun sequence genomic window:
- the prrc2b gene encoding protein PRRC2B isoform X3, protein MSDRLGQLTKSKDGKSKYSSLSLFDKYKGKSIESQKNTVVTRHGLQSLGKVATARRMPPPAHLPSLKSENKGNDPNVIIVPKDGTGWANKQEQTDQKSSSASTPLLPESQPQPALQKSVSNLQKSSPVANQENTNTGGPKQWAQLNGKAVEQDGSRALNRLQPFSHEEFPTLKAAGEQDKVGKERSGFDPSYGPGPSLRPQNVTSWREGGGRNLQPSSLTLSLPADPEGKTTALGETGSPPASSHPSSATGTTSATAVTAQLPSLDPKEPSLRPAQPVRRPAVPTALQYQLHHTSTAVYHDMLPAFMCAKETRETPTADNVTTTAATPARFDNKPTFRPSYAKPELVNGDLRRENRFVRAAARLSSQPIRRPSDRPARPAIINPEDLKDLDDLDNDCEDGWAGLHEEVDYSEKLKFSDDEEEHACSDKNKMWAEWEREKENQRDCQSSLSSGEATYSQEGADDNYSSQHHHHESHRKPISRYLSTDSQKNHSEPPTDSDDHQRSQSQAPARAKYLSPEVSEAVERARRRREEEERRAREERLAACAEKLKKLDEKFGKSERPASKTEDIPKEAEGKEAPLSPNREHSKGHNENWQYSTKEGSECLPVSSFGHSYREEHHRSSDDDGPEPSSPSDDYSGRQVSKPVPPRFQKQLQHHQQQEQAPKMQNWQQSSHPSSSSHSQRGYYPQHVLGFDPRWMMMPPFMDPRMTQGRSPVDYYPGPIQSSGMVKPIVHQDHLNSPSSDEGCHSNLHQERRTPSTEPYPVWSQDGYPLRSFTPPYQRQHETSDSDLSGERGHIAPSQRDSFEDGTNQSLTHNSDDHPHNAYYSRDSDKERKHHDTGLLTTAQNLCQKSEGTKQDPRDKHLKDALDSYDPFLDGSKDNWKRDGGGLSSPSQWPEASSNNSVNQTSETSGRTLIRRTGPIKKPVLKALKLEDKENEKPKPEPEEKPVPYRLEKEVLTNVYDLKKDNQPASNRRPASPVVEKQPEERLRQSPALSKTDRPLSTHSDDFSKETHLGSGRSQLLREGQENNRDPQAPRRNNWIFIDEEQAFSSVRGGGRGRSRGFREFSSRGGTRGGRGGDNLRGGYNNNSGGAPRAARGRGPPRDLLKVDEFQRGKPRRRNVSETLSEASEYEELPKRRRQKEAENREGYTESGEVRKADRDSWRSNKVYTDDQTASDNREKARMRGFGGRVLPPRLNTTNSYNRTFGGSRDISSWRGRGTQFNSNSSLMQENGYGPGAEVAYSRRPPVERDALKYTPKFSGSFTENGGEVREGEYYFENDNPDRQILRRRRPPRQDKPPRFRRLRQEREPGSNQWTSDEYVNGDFANPWPTRSKGSGDDHWPGGHFSGRSSQPGQTEEWETGSDNSDFGDWRGKQGGSGNLAVQGHVDIPSDSAHSEPGSGEKRELSKRSFSSQRPLVERQNRKGEPSLLEASKMVRTSENPSSSSSNRSDSWQNGGTSCKRSPDETGPVYSLEPPTEDREPSELTGKKLDKEMKPGSIKTDIVEPLTQYELSSYPIDADAVGQNVDPDGYQDALSKKQRRPQEDERRRKDQGPSVQVKNRTASSKIPPRFIKKQGSMSLEQTEEAISSPNNLGTEIWETNSSALSVQSSGGDSWTKQVSYTGSEPNSEDSDAGPEQSKEQHKPGPIGNERSLKNRKGSEGVDRLEGGPITPVNGVDLHVDSVLPVPPIEFGVSAKDSDFSLPPGSTPVPVSNPVNKLQDTLSTDTSLNQSIPMLRSNHLQPGISLNTIFPTADLTLKMESARKAWENSQSLPEQGSPSGSASGAQPPCSVGSSSGVSYSSFGVSMPPMPVASVAPSMSMQGNPIPPLYMDGHVFPSQPRLVPPTMTQQQTYPQAAAAQQIPISLHTSLQAHSQLGLRGGLPVSQSQEMFNSIPPFRSQVYMHPNLSQPNPMVLSGGAPLKGPYSAFPGMQPSDMVKTQSGSHYQPMNGNQQLVYDGQMNQGPGMGSSQLMDSQLIQVTMPLPGSQLRYGQAQQHLILPQSIQLQQGQNLSVGGPRRMLPPGSQAAVMTGSREGSQMEMKGFQFSEKPNHSPGLSGGSYRPGSASPSGKPSGPGGPVGPLPTLFTQQVSPAQGSMVMHMRPPPTGPFPSPIQRPVMQVNKPVIIRSPPYPNPGRDPSHPTPPSVPEPTVKGPEDGMKSKALREVRKAVGEGKSPPHPGGMTSKLQEPLHSTGQTKPARTGAIKPQAVKVEEGKA, encoded by the exons TTCCAGTGCATCTACGCCACTGCTGCCGGAGTCGCAGCCGCAGCCGGCTTTACAGAAATCTGTCTCCAATCTTCAGAAGTCCTCACCAGTAGCCAACCAGGAG aacacaaacacaggTGGACCAAAGCAATGGGCCCAGCTAAATGGAAAGGCAGTAGAGCAAGATG GTTCAAGGGCCTTAAACCGACTTCAGCCCTTCTCTCACGAGGAATTTCCCACCCTGAAGGCAGCTGGAGAACAGGACAAAGTTGGCAAGGAAAGAAGCGGCTTCGATCCGTCGTATGGGCCCGGACCAAGCCTCCGCCCTCAGA ATGTGACAAGTTGGAGGGAAGGTGGTGGCAGGAACCTTCAGCCCTCCTCCCTGACCCTCAGCCTGCCAGCAGATCCTGAGGGTAAGACCACTGCCCTGGGTGAGACTGGCTCTCCGCCGGCCTCATCGCACCCTTCCTCTGCCACCGGCACCACCTCTGCTACCGCAGTGACTGCTCAGTTACCGAGCCTTGACCCCAAGGAGCCTTCCCTCAGACCCGCCCAGCCAGTCCGCAGACCAGCCGTCCCTACTGCCCTCCAGTATCAGCTTCATCACACTTCAACCGCTGTCTACCACGACATGTTGCCTGCATTT atgtgTGCTAAAGAGACGCGTGAAACGCCAACTGCTGACAATGTTACTACCACCGCAGCAACCCCAGCACGATTTGACAACAAACCCACTTTTAGACCAAGCTATGCCAAACCAGAACTTGTCAA CGGCGATTTAAGAAGAGAGAACCGCTTTGTCCGTGCTGCAGCTCGTCTATCTTCTCAGCCCATCCGCAGGCCCAGCGACAGACCAGCGCGTCCAGCCATTATTAACCCAGAGGACCTGAAGGATCTGGATGACCTCGACAACGATTGTGAGGACGGATGGGCCG GTCTTCACGAAGAAGTTGACTACAGCGAGAAGCTCAAGTTCAGCgatgatgaagaagaacacGCCTGtagtgataaaaataaaatgtg GGCTGagtgggagagagagaaagaaaaccagCGAGACTGCCAGTCCTCTCTTAGTTCAGGAGAAGCAACTTACTCTCAGGAGGGCGCAGATGACAATTATTCTTCCCAACATCATCACCATGAGTCCCATAGGAAACCCATCAGCAGATATCTCTCTACTGACAGTCAG AAAAACCACAGTGAACCACCAACTGACTCAGACGATCACCAGCGGTCTCAAAGTCAAGCACCAGCCAGAGCAAAATACCTGTCTCCTGAAGTATCCGAGGCTGTTGAGAGAGCCCGGAGACGgcgagaggaggaggagaggcgTGCTCGGGAAGAGCGACTAGCTGCCTGTGCTGAGAAACTCAAAAAGTTAGACGAGAAGTTTGGGAAGTCTGAAAGACCTGCATCAAAGACTGAAGATATTCCGAAGGAGGCCGAGGGGAAAGAAGCCCCACTTTCTCCTAACCGGGAACACAGTAAAGGCCATAATGAAAACTGGCAGTATAGCACAAAAG AAGGAAGTGAGTGTCTGCCAGTCAGCTCCTTTGGCCATAGCTATCGTGAAGAGCACCATCGTAGCAGTGATGATGATGGCCCGGAACCTTCCTCCCCTTCAGACGACTACAGTGGACGCCAAGTGTCCAAACCAGTTCCACCCCGCTTTCAAAAGCAGCTAcagcaccaccagcagcag GAACAAGCCCCCAAAATGCAGAACTGGCAGCAGTCCAGTCATCCTTCAAGCTCAAGTCATAGCCAGCGGGGCTATTATCCCCAACATGTGCTCGGGTTTGATCCCCGCTGGATGATGATGCCACCTTTCATGGATCCACGCATGACACAAGGCCGCTCTCCGGTGGACTACTACCCTGGTCCTATTCAGTCTTCAG GAATGGTAAAACCCATTGTGCATCAAGACCACCTGAACAGTCCTAGCTCTGATGAGGGATGTCATTCCAACCTACACCAAGAGAGACGGACCCCGTCTACTGAGCCTTATCCAGTTTGGAGTCAAGATGGCTACCCTCTACGCAGCTTCACTCCACCCTATCAGAGACAGCATGAAACTTCTGATAGTGACCTGTCAGGGGAAAG aggTCATATTGCCCCTTCACAACGGGACTCTTTTGAAGATGGGACCAATCAGAGCTTGACCCATAATAGTGATGATCATCCCCATAATGCTTACTATAGCCGAGACTCTGATAAAGAACGCAAACACCATGACACCGGCCTTCTCACCACCGCTCAAAACCTCTGCCAGAAGAGTGAAGGCACAAAGCAGGACCCAAGAGACAAACACCTGAAAGATGCTCTTGATTCTTATGACCCATTCTTAGATGGGTCCAAGGACAACTGGAAAAGAGATGGAGGAGGCCTCAGTTCCCCAAGCCAGTGGCCCGAAGCTAGTTCTAACAATAGTGTCAACCAGACATCTGAGACCAGTGGTCGGACATTGATTCGTAGAACTGGGCCCATCAAGAAGCCGGTCCTTAAGGCTCTCAAATTGGAAgacaaggaaaatgaaaagcCTAAGCCTGAACCTGAAGAGAAGCCTGTCCCCTATCGTCTGGAGAAGGAAGTTCtcactaatgtttatgatttgaAGAAAGATAACCAGCCTGCCAGTAACAGGCGTCCAGCATCACCTGTTGTTGAGAAACAGCCCGAGGAGAGGCTGCGGCAGTCACCGGCTCTTAGCAAAACGGACCGGCCTCTTAGCACTCACAGTGATGACTTCTCTAAGGAAACCCACCTGGGCAGTGGCAGGAGCCAGTTACTTAGAGAGGGCCAGGAAAATAACCGAGATCCTCAGGCCCCCCGGCGCAATAACTGGATATTCATCGATGAAGAACAAGCGTTTAGTTCCGTCAGAGGAGGAGGTAGAGGTCGCAGTCGAGGCTTCAGGGAATTTAGCTCCAGAGGTGGAACCCGTGGTGGCCGAGGTGGGGATAACCTCAGAGGAGGATATAACAACAACAGCGGTGGTGCTCCGAGAGCTGCTAGAGGTCGAGGACCTCCCAGAGACCTCCTGAAGGTTGACGAGTTCCAGAGAGGCAAACCTCGCAGACGAAATGTCAGTGAGACCTTGAGCGAAGCATCGGAGTATGAAGAACTTCCCAAGAGGCGGCGCCAGAAGGAAGCGGAAAACAGAGAAGGTTACACAGAGTCCGGTGAGGTTCGTAAGGCCGATAGAGATTCTTGGAGGTCCAACAAGGTGTACACCGATGACCAGACAGCCTCAGATAACAGAGAAAAGGCAAGGATGAGGGGTTTTGGAGGTCGCGTTCTGCCTCCCAGACTGAACACAACCAACAGTTACAATCGAACCTTTGGAGGGTCGAGGGACATTTCTTCCTGGAGGGGCCGGGGAACCCAATTCAACAGCAACAGTAGCTTGATGCAAGAGAACGGTTATGGACCTGGAGCTGAGGTCGCTTATTCCCGCAGACCTCCAGTGGAACGTGATGCTCTCAAGTACACTCCGAAATTTTCAGGCTCTTTCACAGAAAATGGTGGCGAGGTCCGTGAAGGAGAATACTACTTTGAGAACGACAACCCTGACAGACAGATCCTGAGACGGCGGCGTCCCCCGCGTCAAGACAAGCCTCCCCGTTTCCGACGCTTACGACAAGAACGGGAACCCGGTTCAAATCAGTGGACGAGCGATGAGTACGTCAATGGAGACTTTGCGAATCCCTGGCCTACTCGCTCCAAAGGCAGCGGAGATGACCACTGGCCCGGTGGTCACTTCTCAGGACGCTCCAGCCAGCCTGGTCAGACTGAAGAATGGGAGACGGGATCAGACAACAGCGACTTTGGTGACTGGAGAGGGAAGCAAGGTGGGAGCGGGAATCTAGCTGTGCAGGGACATGTTGACATTCCCTCAGACTCTGCTCACAGTGAACCCGGCTCTGGTGAGAAGAGGGAGCTTTCAAAGAGAAGCTTCTCTAGTCAGAGACCGCTGGTCGAGCGACAGAACAGAAAAGGAGAGCCTTCCCTGCTAGAGGCAAGCAAGATGGTACGCACATCTGAAAatccctcctcttcttcatctaACAGGAGTGACAGTTGGCAGAACGGAGGGACTTCTTGCAAGAG GAGCCCAGATGAGACTGGTCCAGTCTATAGCTTAGAACCCCCAACAGAGGACAGGGAGCCCAGTGAGCTTACAGGGAAGAAATTAGACAAAGAAATGAAACCTGGATCGATCAAGACGGACATTGTTGAACCGCTCACGCAATATGAACTCAGCAGCTACCcca tTGATGCTGATGCAGTGGGACAAAACGTGGACCCAGATGGATACCAGGATGCCTTGTCAAAAAAGCAACGACGTCCTCAGGAGGATGAAAGGCGGAGAAAAGATCAGGGACCTTCT gTGCAGGTCAAGAACAGAACGGCCTCTTCCAAGATACCGCCACGCTTCATCAAAAAGCAGGGAAGCATGAGCCTCGAGCAAACGGAGGAAGCAATTTCTTCACCGAACAATCTAGGAACAGAAATCTGGGAGACCAACAGTTCAg CTCTCTCTGTGCAGTCTTCAGGGGGAGACTCATGGACTAAACAGGTGTCTTACACTGGGAGTGAACCCAACTCTGAG GATTCCGATGCTGGTCCAGAACAGAGTAAAGAACAGCACAAACCAGGACCCATCGGGAATGAACGTTCCCTGAAGAACCGCAAGGGCTCAGAAGGTGTGGACAGACTGGAAGGTGGCCCGATAACACCAGTCAACGGTGTGGATCTCCATGTGGACAGTGTACTTCCTGTGCCTCCAATTGAGTTCGGTGTCAGTGCCAAAGACTCTGATTTCAGCCTGCCGCCTGGCTCTACCCCAGTACCCGTCTCCAATCCTGTTAACAAGCTTCAGGATACGCTTAGCACGGAT ACATCTCTAAATCAGAGCATCCCAATGCTGCGTTCTAACCACCTGCAGCCTGGCATCAGCCTCAATACCATCTTCCCCACTGCCGACCTCACTCTCAAG ATGGAGTCGGCACGTAAAGCCTGGGAGAATTCGCAGTCTCTCCCGGAGCAGGGCTCCCCCAGTGGTAGTGCTTCAGGCGCTCAGCCTCCCTGCAGTGTTGGGTCATCCTCTGGAGTCAGCTACAGCTCTTTCGGGGTTTCCATGCCTCCAATGCCTGTTGCGTCAGTGGCACCTTCCATGTCCATGCAAG GTAATCCTATTCCTCCGTTGTATATGGACGGTCATGTGTTTCCGAGTCAGCCACGCCTCGTTCCTCCCACCATGACCCAGCAGCAGACCTATccacag GCCgcagcagctcagcagattCCCATCTCTTTGCACACATCTCTTCAGGCTCATTCTCAGCTGGGGCTTCGTGGAGGTCTGCCTGTCTCTCAGTCGCAAGAGATGTTTAACTCCATCCCCCCCTTCAG GTCCCAGGTTTACATGCACCCCAACCTGTCGCAGCCCAACCCCATGGTGCTGTCTGGTGGGGCCCCCCTTAAGGGTCCTTACTCTGCTTTTCCTGGCATGCAGCCGTCAGATATGGTGAAAACCCAGTCGGGCTCACACTACCAGCCTATGAACGGCAACCAGCAGCTTGTTTACGACGGTCAGATGAACCAGGGGCCTGGTATGGGTTCCTCACAACTGATGGACTCCCAACTCATCCAG GTGACGATGCCCCTTCCTGGCTCGCAGCTGCGTTACGGTCAAGCTCAGCAGCACCTCATCCTTCCCCAGTCCATCCAGTTGCAACAGGGACAGAACCTGTCGGTGGGAGGGCCACGCCGGATGCTACCACCAGGCTCCCAGGCTGCAGTCATGACAGGAAGCAGAGAG GGCTCACAGATGGAAATGAAAGGATTCCAGTTCTCTGAGAAGCCCAATCATTCCCCAGGTTTATCTGGAGGTTCCTACAG GCCTGGATCTGCGAGCCCCAGTGGAAAGCCTTCTGGTCCTGGTGGGCCTGTCGGCCCTCTGCCTACGCTTTTTACTCAGCag GTGTCGCCTGCTCAAGGCAGCATGGTCATGCACATGCGGCCTCCCCCCACTGGCCCTTTCCCCAGTCCCATTCAGAGACCTGTCATGCAGGTCAACAAACCCGTCATCATCCGCTCCCCCCCTTACCCTAATCCTGGCCGCGACCCCTCCCATCCCACCCCTCCTTCAGTCCCTGAGCCCACAGTCAAGGGGCCAGAGGATGGCATGAAG AGCAAAGCATTGCGAGAAGTGCGCAAAGCGGTGGGGGAGGGCAAATCACCACCTCATCCTGGGGGCATGACCAGCAAACTCCAAGAACCCTTACACTCTACGGGTCAAACCAAACCAGCACGCACTGGAGCCATTAAACCCCAGGCTGTCAAAGTAGAAGAGGGCAAGGCATAA